Proteins co-encoded in one Dyella japonica A8 genomic window:
- a CDS encoding efflux RND transporter permease subunit: MINAIFHFCFQKRVMFFVISALVLCFGYYSWTQLAIEAYPELSDVTAQVTTQVPGLAAEEIEQQITIPLERGLSGTPGLVSMRSSSTFGLSLITLVFKDGAEDYWSRQRVMERISQVTLPAGITPGLDPVSGPAGEIYRYTLESTSKNLMELSEIQRWVVVPALEKVSGVANVDIFGGFTKEFRLELDPSKLLKYGVSVSQVSSAISANTANAGGGRITRGEQSYIVRGIGMVHTLKDLGDVVVTQSNGVPVLVRDLGKLEYGHQVREGILGKNNNPDTIEGIVDLLKYENPSRVLEGIHATVAELNKQLAGQDVRIVPYIDRDDLVEATKEKVFHTVMEGVGLVCIVLILFLGSPRSAMVAAVAIPMSLVTVFILMQFTHMPANLFSLGAIDFGVIVDGTIVVTEAILRRREEKPNAVLTEDDVMTVTKHVGRSIFFATLIIVTAYLPLFAFEHAEGKLFRPMAFTVGYALLAALLCTVTLTPGLAYIALRKPRKIFHNKPLERLQAAFTATLAHLLGRLPVVYAVAGAAFLGVVVLGASIGREFLPELDEGSLWLQVQMPTGLSMDKASAMTADLRRAVREFPEVSYIVTQMGRNDTGTDPWTPSHVEAGVGLKPYDTWPDHESKAEFLRRFNARMQQIPGISVGISQPIVDGENDMIGGAHSPLVLRIYGDDFNELRRIGGEIVDVLRGVRGTAEASIFQEPPIPQLAITADRDAAARYGINVGDISNLIQTGIGGAPITQVYVADRIYNVTARVSNATANSLEAVGQLPLTSAGGAQVPLKQVADIRYKTGESTIAHENGKRQITIRIDNRDRALSEYLADAQQQIDAKVHFDKQNYQLQWAGTFENQQRAQARLVVVMGLVMAIMLVFLFMEFGKLHQAVMVLAVVPLATVGGLISLHLRGETLNIATAVGFIALFGVAVQNGIIMVANINRVRKSGHNLRDAVLEGATERFRPVLMTATVASVGMLPAALATGIGTDVQRGLATVVVGGLPIATLLTLFILPGFYFALERFLERRRRQHRPHPSREL; this comes from the coding sequence ATGATTAACGCGATCTTCCACTTCTGTTTCCAGAAGCGCGTGATGTTCTTCGTCATCTCGGCACTGGTGTTGTGCTTCGGCTACTACTCGTGGACGCAGCTCGCCATCGAGGCGTATCCGGAGCTGAGCGACGTCACCGCGCAGGTGACGACGCAGGTGCCGGGTCTGGCTGCGGAGGAAATCGAACAGCAGATCACCATTCCGCTGGAGCGCGGCCTGTCGGGCACGCCCGGGCTGGTAAGCATGCGTTCGAGCAGCACGTTCGGCCTGTCGCTGATCACCCTGGTGTTCAAGGACGGCGCCGAGGACTACTGGTCGCGCCAGCGCGTGATGGAACGCATCAGCCAGGTGACTCTGCCGGCGGGCATCACGCCCGGGCTCGATCCCGTCTCCGGTCCGGCGGGTGAGATCTATCGCTACACGCTTGAATCCACCAGCAAGAACCTGATGGAGCTGTCGGAAATCCAGCGCTGGGTGGTGGTGCCAGCGCTCGAAAAGGTTTCCGGCGTCGCCAACGTGGACATCTTCGGCGGCTTTACCAAGGAATTCCGGCTGGAGCTCGATCCGAGCAAGCTGCTGAAGTACGGCGTCAGCGTCAGCCAGGTCAGCAGCGCGATCTCGGCCAATACCGCCAATGCGGGCGGTGGCCGCATTACGCGTGGCGAGCAGTCGTACATCGTGCGCGGCATCGGCATGGTGCACACGCTGAAGGACCTGGGCGACGTCGTGGTGACCCAGAGCAACGGCGTGCCCGTGCTGGTACGCGACCTGGGCAAACTCGAGTACGGCCACCAGGTGCGCGAGGGCATCCTGGGCAAGAACAACAACCCCGACACCATCGAAGGCATCGTCGACCTGCTGAAGTACGAGAATCCGTCACGCGTGCTGGAAGGCATCCATGCCACGGTCGCCGAGCTGAACAAGCAGCTCGCCGGGCAGGACGTGCGCATCGTGCCTTACATCGATCGCGACGACCTGGTCGAAGCGACCAAGGAAAAGGTCTTCCACACCGTGATGGAAGGCGTGGGCCTGGTCTGCATCGTGCTGATCCTGTTCCTGGGCAGCCCGCGTTCGGCGATGGTGGCGGCGGTGGCGATCCCCATGTCGCTGGTGACCGTATTCATCCTTATGCAGTTCACGCACATGCCGGCGAACCTGTTTTCGCTGGGTGCGATCGACTTCGGCGTGATCGTGGACGGCACCATCGTGGTGACCGAGGCCATCCTTCGTCGTCGCGAGGAAAAGCCCAACGCGGTGCTCACCGAAGATGACGTGATGACGGTGACCAAGCACGTCGGCCGCTCGATCTTCTTCGCGACCCTGATCATCGTCACCGCCTACCTGCCGCTGTTCGCGTTCGAACATGCCGAGGGCAAGCTGTTCCGCCCGATGGCCTTCACCGTGGGCTACGCATTGCTGGCCGCGCTGCTGTGCACGGTGACATTGACGCCGGGCCTGGCCTACATCGCGCTACGCAAGCCGCGGAAGATCTTCCACAACAAGCCGCTGGAACGCCTGCAGGCCGCTTTCACGGCGACGCTGGCTCACCTGCTCGGCCGGTTGCCGGTGGTCTATGCGGTGGCCGGTGCCGCTTTCCTGGGCGTGGTTGTGTTGGGTGCCAGCATCGGCCGGGAGTTCCTCCCCGAGTTGGACGAAGGTTCGCTGTGGCTGCAGGTGCAGATGCCGACGGGCCTGTCGATGGACAAGGCAAGCGCCATGACGGCGGACCTGCGCCGCGCCGTGCGCGAGTTTCCCGAGGTGTCCTACATCGTCACCCAAATGGGCCGCAACGACACCGGTACCGACCCGTGGACACCGTCGCACGTCGAGGCCGGCGTGGGCCTGAAGCCGTACGACACCTGGCCTGATCATGAGAGCAAGGCGGAGTTCCTGCGCCGCTTCAACGCCCGCATGCAGCAGATTCCCGGCATCTCGGTCGGCATCAGTCAGCCTATCGTGGATGGCGAGAACGACATGATCGGCGGCGCGCACAGCCCGCTGGTGCTGCGCATCTACGGCGACGACTTCAACGAACTGCGCCGCATCGGCGGCGAGATCGTGGACGTGTTGCGCGGCGTGCGTGGCACGGCGGAAGCATCGATCTTCCAGGAGCCGCCGATCCCGCAGCTGGCCATCACCGCCGATCGCGATGCGGCGGCCCGCTACGGCATCAATGTCGGTGACATCAGCAACCTCATCCAGACCGGCATCGGCGGCGCGCCGATCACGCAGGTCTACGTCGCCGATCGCATCTACAACGTGACGGCGCGCGTTTCCAACGCGACCGCCAACAGCCTGGAAGCAGTCGGCCAGTTGCCGTTGACCTCGGCCGGTGGCGCGCAGGTGCCGCTGAAGCAGGTGGCGGACATCCGCTACAAGACCGGCGAAAGCACCATCGCGCACGAGAACGGCAAGCGCCAGATCACCATCCGCATCGACAACCGTGACCGCGCGCTGTCGGAGTACCTGGCCGACGCGCAGCAGCAGATCGACGCCAAGGTGCATTTCGACAAGCAGAACTACCAGCTGCAATGGGCGGGTACGTTCGAGAACCAGCAGCGCGCCCAGGCCCGCCTGGTGGTGGTGATGGGCCTGGTGATGGCGATCATGCTGGTGTTCCTGTTCATGGAATTCGGCAAGCTGCATCAGGCGGTGATGGTGCTGGCGGTGGTGCCGCTGGCGACGGTGGGCGGCCTGATCTCGCTGCACCTGCGCGGCGAGACGCTGAACATCGCTACCGCCGTCGGCTTCATCGCGCTGTTCGGCGTGGCAGTGCAGAACGGCATCATCATGGTGGCCAACATCAATCGCGTGCGGAAGAGCGGCCACAACCTGCGCGATGCCGTGCTGGAAGGCGCGACCGAGCGCTTCCGTCCGGTGCTGATGACTGCCACCGTGGCCAGCGTGGGCATGTTGCCGGCGGCACTCGCCACCGGCATCGGTACCGACGTGCAGCGCGGGCTTGCCACCGTCGTGGTGGGCGGCCTGCCCATCGCCACGCTGCTCACGCTGTTCATCCTTCCGGGCTTCTATTTCGCGCTCGAACGATTCCTCGAACGACGCCGTCGCCAGCACCGTCCGCATCCGTCGCGGGAGCTGTGA
- a CDS encoding efflux transporter outer membrane subunit, translating into MTKTKCLYPFRPVLAVSIALALTACAVGPDYKRPQAPKAKEYAPTPIARDTASATGAGGESQHLLQSMDMPGQWWTLFHSEPLNALIDDALKHNADAEAAHAALKAAWEAAYAQRGVYFPQVTASVNPTRQDIAKDLASPASSGADLYNLTTAQVSVSYVLDLWGGNRRQVESLVAQANQQRFQLEATYLTITSNVVNAAIEEASLRAQIQTTQQIIEAQTRILATLQRQHELGDASDASVAAQVTALEQSKATLPPLDKQLAQQRDLLAVLTGRTPDQRIDAQFTLDSLQLPTDLPLSLPAQLVEQRPDVRMSEEALHSASAQVGVAIANRLPNVQINASFGRASEKASQLFNAGNGFWNLGAAVSQPLFDGGTLKHKQRGAEAQLQQAAAQYRSTVLQAVQNVADTLHAIDADAQALAASERAERAAAHSLDVAKRQLALGDLSESAMLNTELAWQQTALALVQARAARYADTVALFQALGGGWWHRTDTADMAGSGVSKESH; encoded by the coding sequence ATGACCAAGACCAAGTGCCTTTATCCGTTCCGCCCGGTGCTCGCCGTGAGCATCGCCCTTGCGCTCACCGCGTGCGCCGTCGGCCCCGACTACAAGCGGCCGCAGGCCCCCAAGGCCAAGGAATACGCACCCACGCCGATCGCCCGCGATACCGCGTCGGCGACGGGCGCGGGCGGCGAATCCCAACACCTGCTGCAGTCCATGGACATGCCGGGTCAGTGGTGGACGTTGTTCCATTCCGAGCCGCTCAATGCGCTGATTGACGATGCGCTCAAGCACAACGCGGACGCGGAAGCCGCGCACGCCGCGTTGAAGGCGGCCTGGGAGGCTGCGTACGCGCAGCGTGGCGTGTACTTCCCGCAGGTGACTGCCAGCGTGAATCCCACCCGCCAGGACATCGCCAAGGATCTCGCCAGCCCGGCCTCGTCCGGCGCGGATCTCTACAACCTCACCACCGCGCAGGTGAGCGTGTCGTACGTGCTCGACCTGTGGGGCGGCAATCGCCGTCAGGTCGAGTCGCTGGTGGCGCAGGCGAACCAGCAGCGTTTCCAACTGGAAGCCACCTACCTCACGATCACCAGCAACGTGGTGAACGCGGCGATCGAAGAGGCGTCGCTGCGCGCGCAGATCCAGACCACGCAGCAGATCATCGAGGCGCAGACGCGCATCCTTGCCACGCTGCAGCGCCAGCACGAGCTGGGTGACGCCTCCGATGCAAGCGTGGCCGCCCAGGTCACCGCATTGGAGCAGAGCAAGGCCACGCTGCCGCCGCTGGACAAGCAGCTGGCACAGCAGCGCGATCTGCTCGCCGTGCTGACCGGCCGCACGCCGGACCAGCGCATCGATGCGCAGTTCACGCTGGACAGCCTGCAATTGCCTACCGACCTGCCGCTCAGCCTGCCGGCGCAGCTGGTGGAACAGCGGCCCGACGTGCGCATGTCGGAAGAGGCGCTGCACTCGGCCAGCGCGCAGGTGGGCGTGGCCATCGCCAATCGGCTGCCCAATGTGCAGATCAACGCCTCGTTCGGACGTGCCTCGGAGAAGGCCAGCCAGTTGTTCAACGCAGGCAATGGCTTCTGGAACCTGGGCGCCGCGGTATCGCAGCCACTGTTCGATGGCGGCACGCTCAAGCACAAGCAACGCGGTGCCGAAGCACAGCTCCAGCAGGCGGCCGCGCAGTACCGCAGCACAGTACTGCAGGCGGTGCAGAACGTGGCCGATACGTTGCACGCCATCGACGCGGATGCGCAGGCACTGGCAGCCAGCGAACGCGCCGAACGCGCGGCAGCCCACAGCCTGGACGTGGCGAAGCGTCAGCTCGCCCTGGGCGACCTGAGCGAAAGCGCCATGCTCAACACCGAACTGGCGTGGCAGCAGACGGCGCTGGCGCTGGTGCAGGCGAGGGCGGCGCGCTATGCCGATACGGTGGCGTTGTTCCAGGCGCTGGGTGGTGGTTGGTGGCATCGCACGGATACCGCCGACATGGCTGGGTCAGGGGTGTCGAAGGAAAGTCACTGA
- a CDS encoding DedA family protein has product MELLERLVTVFAENGYLAVFLALLLCGAGVPLPEDITLVAGGVIAGLGYANVHTMFGVGMAGVLVGDSGMFLLGHHFGARILKLRFVARVLTPERYAKVQHKFERYGNRLMFIARFLPGMRTAVFITAGSTHRVSFLRFFLLDGLAALISVPIWVYLGYFGADNHEWLAMWIHRGQHGLWLVGGIALVVALVLWWRHKRRVACESGSR; this is encoded by the coding sequence ATGGAACTGCTTGAACGACTGGTCACGGTGTTCGCCGAAAACGGCTACCTCGCGGTGTTTCTCGCGTTGTTGCTGTGCGGCGCCGGCGTGCCCTTGCCCGAGGACATCACCCTGGTCGCCGGCGGCGTCATCGCCGGCCTGGGCTACGCCAACGTGCACACCATGTTCGGCGTGGGCATGGCCGGCGTGCTGGTGGGCGATTCGGGCATGTTCCTGCTGGGACACCATTTCGGCGCACGCATCCTCAAGTTGCGCTTCGTGGCGCGCGTGCTCACGCCGGAGCGCTATGCCAAGGTGCAGCACAAGTTCGAGCGTTACGGCAATCGCCTGATGTTCATCGCACGCTTCCTGCCCGGCATGCGCACCGCCGTGTTCATTACCGCCGGCTCGACGCATCGCGTGTCGTTCCTGCGCTTCTTCCTGCTCGATGGGCTGGCGGCACTGATCAGCGTGCCGATCTGGGTGTACCTGGGCTATTTCGGCGCCGACAACCATGAATGGCTGGCCATGTGGATCCATCGTGGCCAGCACGGCTTGTGGCTGGTCGGCGGCATCGCGCTCGTCGTCGCACTGGTGCTGTGGTGGCGGCACAAGCGCCGCGTGGCGTGCGAGTCGGGTTCACGCTGA
- the dnaG gene encoding DNA primase: MRGRIPDSFIDELLARVDIVDVIERRVPLKKAGREWTACCPFHNERSPSFYVSPAKQFFHCFGCGAHGSAVKFLMDYERLEFPDAVEELAQSVGLTVPREGGDDRPREDKTDLYALLDAAASWYEKELPRSADAQAYCKKRGLDAQTIQRFRIGWAPAGFDGVIKALGGSDRRMKLLNEAGMVASNERGSRYDRFRERLMFPILDRRGRVIAFGGRVLQSEQGPKYLNSPETPLFHKGRELFAMWQVKQANPSLPRIVVVEGYMDVIAMHQAGLPIAVATLGTATTPEHTEVLFRAAPDVVFCFDGDRAGRAAAWKALESALPRLRDGRQAYFLFLPDGEDPDTLIRKEGKEGFEKRLKAATPLSEYFFGELAHDVDTGSLDGRARLAERARPLIARLPDGAFRDLMAQELEKRTGARTTLDNSPAPRTAVQRPTVVQRSLVRSAIALLLAQPGAADEVERPYGFLRLDKPGVELLAELIDLARSRPGINSASLVEHFAERAEYSALQKLMAAMVVGEPEAQRAEFFDALKRMEQQAVIQRRDWLTAKSREGTLDNAEKTELRELLAARVTPPKSA; the protein is encoded by the coding sequence ATGCGCGGACGTATCCCTGACAGCTTCATCGACGAACTGCTTGCCCGCGTCGACATCGTCGACGTGATCGAGCGGCGCGTGCCGCTGAAGAAGGCCGGCCGCGAGTGGACAGCCTGCTGCCCGTTCCACAACGAACGCTCGCCCTCGTTCTACGTGAGCCCCGCCAAACAGTTCTTCCACTGCTTCGGCTGCGGCGCGCACGGCAGCGCGGTGAAGTTCCTGATGGATTACGAGCGGCTGGAATTTCCCGATGCGGTGGAGGAGCTGGCGCAGTCGGTCGGCCTGACCGTGCCGCGCGAAGGCGGCGACGATCGCCCGCGCGAGGACAAGACCGACCTCTATGCGCTGCTCGACGCGGCGGCCAGCTGGTACGAGAAGGAACTGCCGCGCAGCGCCGACGCGCAGGCGTACTGCAAGAAACGCGGGCTGGATGCGCAGACCATCCAGCGCTTCCGCATCGGCTGGGCGCCCGCGGGCTTCGATGGCGTGATCAAGGCGCTGGGCGGCAGCGATCGCCGCATGAAGCTGCTCAACGAAGCGGGCATGGTGGCCAGCAACGAACGCGGCAGCCGTTACGACCGCTTCCGCGAACGGCTGATGTTCCCCATCCTCGACCGGCGTGGCCGCGTGATCGCCTTCGGCGGTCGTGTGTTGCAATCGGAGCAGGGCCCGAAGTACCTCAACTCACCCGAAACACCGCTGTTCCACAAGGGTCGCGAGCTGTTCGCCATGTGGCAGGTGAAACAGGCCAACCCGAGCCTGCCGCGCATCGTGGTGGTCGAGGGCTACATGGACGTGATCGCCATGCATCAGGCCGGCCTGCCCATTGCGGTGGCCACGCTGGGCACGGCGACCACACCCGAACATACCGAGGTGCTGTTCCGCGCCGCGCCCGACGTGGTGTTCTGTTTCGATGGCGACCGCGCCGGCCGCGCTGCCGCGTGGAAGGCGCTGGAATCGGCCCTGCCGCGCCTGCGCGATGGCCGGCAGGCGTATTTCCTGTTCCTGCCCGATGGCGAGGATCCGGACACGCTGATCCGCAAGGAAGGCAAGGAAGGCTTTGAGAAGCGCCTGAAGGCCGCGACGCCGCTTTCCGAATACTTCTTCGGCGAGCTGGCGCACGACGTGGACACCGGCAGCCTCGACGGCCGCGCGCGCCTCGCCGAGCGTGCTCGCCCACTGATCGCCCGCCTGCCCGACGGCGCCTTCCGCGACCTGATGGCGCAGGAACTGGAAAAGCGTACCGGCGCACGCACGACGCTAGACAACTCGCCCGCCCCGCGCACGGCGGTGCAGCGACCCACCGTGGTCCAGCGTTCGCTGGTGCGCAGCGCCATCGCCCTGTTGCTGGCGCAGCCCGGCGCCGCGGATGAGGTAGAACGTCCCTACGGCTTCCTGCGCCTCGACAAGCCGGGCGTGGAACTGCTGGCGGAGCTGATCGACCTGGCGCGTTCACGCCCCGGCATCAACTCCGCTTCGCTGGTGGAGCATTTCGCCGAGCGCGCCGAATATTCCGCCCTGCAGAAACTGATGGCCGCCATGGTGGTGGGTGAACCGGAGGCCCAGCGCGCGGAGTTCTTCGACGCGCTCAAGCGCATGGAACAGCAGGCCGTGATCCAGCGCCGCGACTGGCTGACCGCCAAGAGCCGCGAGGGCACCCTGGACAACGCGGAGAAAACCGAGCTGCGCGAACTGCTCGCGGCGCGGGTGACCCCGCCCAAGTCCGCCTGA
- a CDS encoding GNAT family N-acetyltransferase — MARPGLRVRFRPAAPEDADVAVPLIYSSGPTAFDYVFTTRDGGDAQVFLQHCFVDGAGEFGWRNHWVGVADGQVVAVGAGFGADTKWPFTLAAARQIIGHYGLRRGLGVIARGLRVESVIRPPDGDMHYLAHLAVLPELRGHGIGRALIDQLIGTARDAGRRRVTLDVAVSNPRAEALYRRAGFKVIGERRSQLANERGRVPDHRRMERVID; from the coding sequence ATGGCTCGCCCGGGCCTGCGGGTGCGGTTTCGTCCGGCCGCGCCGGAGGATGCCGACGTGGCGGTGCCATTGATCTACAGCTCCGGCCCGACCGCATTCGACTACGTGTTCACCACCCGCGACGGCGGTGACGCCCAGGTGTTCCTGCAGCACTGCTTCGTGGACGGTGCCGGTGAATTCGGCTGGCGCAATCACTGGGTCGGCGTGGCCGATGGCCAGGTCGTGGCGGTGGGTGCGGGTTTTGGTGCGGACACCAAGTGGCCATTCACCCTGGCGGCAGCCCGCCAGATCATCGGCCACTATGGCCTGCGCCGAGGGCTGGGCGTGATCGCCCGCGGGCTGCGGGTGGAGTCGGTGATCCGTCCGCCGGATGGCGACATGCACTACCTCGCGCACCTGGCAGTGTTGCCCGAGCTGCGGGGACACGGCATCGGCCGTGCGCTGATCGACCAGTTGATCGGCACGGCACGCGATGCAGGGCGCCGCCGCGTCACGCTGGATGTGGCCGTCAGCAATCCAAGAGCCGAGGCTCTTTACCGCCGCGCGGGATTCAAGGTCATCGGCGAGCGCCGGTCACAACTCGCCAACGAGCGCGGTCGCGTTCCCGACCATCGGCGCATGGAGCGCGTGATCGACTGA
- a CDS encoding DUF1328 domain-containing protein, which yields MLRWAIILAIVSIVTGWLGFGTLSGVTGAIAKLLFAVFIILFLLALLAVIGLIHLA from the coding sequence ATGCTCAGATGGGCCATCATCCTCGCCATCGTCTCCATCGTCACCGGCTGGCTCGGTTTCGGCACGCTATCGGGTGTGACGGGGGCGATCGCCAAGCTGCTGTTCGCGGTCTTCATCATCCTGTTCCTGCTCGCGCTGCTGGCCGTGATCGGCCTGATTCACCTGGCCTAG
- a CDS encoding S41 family peptidase gives MRYGWTALGAACLLSFSVHAGDASLQQQYAHIQDLNNTSWRLVSAPSGDPQALAKAVELSRQSLASAEQMKAALRENAGLALEVTQRHSDALRILASAYALQNDREHALACLESLLKEAWVEASTADLLAKNHALDRLRDEPRYKAVIAALGRLDSQWRAPAIATTDTELDEAHRIAGLSLFWSEARYNFVHFELVPDLDWNQAYVDFLPKVIAAKSLHDYYEVMMRFAPLLHDGHTSITPPATISNEFYARPAIRTAMIDGHVLVTEVCSPKLASQVRVGDEVVSVDGQDVRQYAQERVEPYASTSTPQDTLVHVYDYRLLQGDHRQPVTLGLKDAAGRLRQVRLSRENDPSVQVAPTVDWRMLPDGVAYLAIHEFEDDDGVKAFERALPQILHAKGLILDLRRNTGGSDVVGAQILSYLTDRPLQGSRSRTQEYAPVYRADAGPYTAWNEWEAGTFQMERAQRYHGPVVVLVGPRTYSAAEDFVVAFDALKRGTLMGETTGGSTGEPLQFKLPGGGTARICTKHDSFPDGREFVGKGIAPQITVAPTVEDIRAGRDPVIQRALAVLAGKEASPATPAP, from the coding sequence ATGCGTTATGGATGGACGGCCTTGGGCGCTGCCTGCCTGCTGAGCTTTTCGGTACACGCCGGGGACGCTTCGCTGCAGCAGCAGTACGCGCACATCCAGGATCTGAACAATACGTCCTGGCGACTGGTGTCCGCCCCTTCCGGCGATCCGCAGGCACTGGCGAAAGCTGTGGAGCTGTCCCGGCAATCACTGGCGAGCGCGGAGCAGATGAAGGCGGCACTGCGGGAAAACGCAGGCCTTGCCTTGGAAGTGACGCAACGCCACAGCGACGCCTTGCGTATCCTCGCCAGTGCCTATGCGCTTCAGAACGATCGTGAGCACGCGCTCGCCTGTCTGGAATCGCTTCTGAAGGAAGCATGGGTGGAGGCATCGACGGCCGACCTGCTTGCGAAGAATCATGCGCTCGACCGCTTGCGCGACGAACCACGCTACAAGGCGGTCATCGCGGCACTGGGGCGACTGGATTCGCAGTGGCGTGCACCGGCCATCGCGACGACGGATACCGAACTGGACGAGGCGCACCGCATCGCCGGACTTTCGCTGTTCTGGTCGGAAGCGCGCTACAACTTCGTGCACTTCGAGCTGGTGCCCGATCTCGACTGGAACCAGGCATATGTGGATTTCCTGCCCAAGGTGATCGCAGCGAAGAGCCTGCACGACTACTACGAGGTGATGATGCGGTTCGCGCCTTTGCTGCATGACGGCCATACCAGCATCACGCCGCCCGCGACGATCTCGAACGAGTTCTACGCACGCCCGGCGATTCGCACGGCCATGATCGACGGCCATGTACTGGTCACGGAAGTGTGCAGCCCGAAGCTGGCGTCGCAGGTGCGCGTCGGCGACGAGGTGGTGAGCGTCGACGGTCAGGACGTTCGCCAGTACGCGCAGGAGCGCGTCGAGCCCTATGCAAGTACATCGACGCCGCAGGACACGCTCGTCCACGTCTACGACTACCGCTTGCTGCAGGGCGATCATCGGCAGCCGGTGACGCTGGGGCTGAAGGACGCTGCGGGTCGCCTGCGCCAGGTGCGGTTGTCACGTGAGAACGACCCGTCCGTCCAGGTTGCGCCGACGGTCGACTGGCGCATGTTGCCCGATGGCGTGGCCTATCTCGCCATCCATGAATTCGAGGACGATGACGGTGTGAAAGCCTTCGAGCGCGCGTTGCCGCAGATCCTGCATGCCAAGGGCTTGATCCTGGATCTTCGCCGCAACACCGGTGGCTCCGATGTGGTGGGCGCGCAGATCCTGAGTTACCTGACGGACCGGCCGCTTCAAGGGAGTCGCAGCAGAACCCAGGAATATGCACCGGTGTATCGGGCGGACGCGGGGCCTTACACCGCCTGGAACGAATGGGAGGCTGGCACTTTCCAGATGGAGCGCGCGCAGCGCTATCACGGCCCCGTCGTCGTGCTCGTCGGGCCGCGCACGTATTCGGCGGCGGAAGACTTCGTGGTCGCTTTTGATGCCTTGAAGCGAGGCACCCTGATGGGCGAGACCACCGGCGGAAGCACGGGGGAACCGCTCCAGTTCAAGCTGCCCGGTGGCGGCACGGCGAGGATCTGCACCAAGCACGACAGCTTTCCGGACGGCCGGGAATTCGTGGGCAAGGGCATTGCGCCCCAGATCACCGTGGCCCCCACGGTCGAGGACATTCGCGCGGGACGCGACCCCGTCATCCAGCGGGCGCTGGCGGTGCTGGCCGGCAAGGAGGCCTCGCCGGCCACGCCTGCGCCCTGA
- a CDS encoding GatB/YqeY domain-containing protein, producing the protein MTLKQQLTDDMKTAMRGGEKDRLGVIRLILAAVKQREVDERIELDDVQTLAVLEKMVKQRKDSISQYQAANRQDLADVEQAEMKVIETYLPAKLSEEEIDALITAAIAETGASSARDMGKVVAAVKEKAAGRADMGVVSGRIKARLAG; encoded by the coding sequence ATGACACTGAAACAGCAGCTTACCGACGACATGAAGACCGCCATGCGTGGCGGCGAGAAGGACCGCCTGGGCGTCATCCGACTGATCCTGGCCGCGGTCAAGCAGCGCGAGGTGGACGAGCGCATCGAGCTGGACGACGTCCAGACCCTGGCCGTGCTGGAAAAGATGGTCAAGCAGCGCAAGGACTCCATCAGCCAGTACCAGGCGGCCAATCGCCAGGACCTGGCCGACGTGGAGCAGGCCGAAATGAAGGTGATCGAGACCTACCTGCCGGCCAAGCTCAGCGAGGAAGAGATCGACGCGCTGATCACCGCCGCCATCGCCGAAACCGGCGCCAGCTCGGCCCGCGACATGGGCAAGGTGGTGGCCGCCGTGAAGGAAAAGGCCGCCGGCCGCGCCGACATGGGCGTGGTGTCCGGCCGCATCAAGGCCCGCCTGGCGGGCTGA
- the rpsU gene encoding 30S ribosomal protein S21: MPSVKVRENEPFELALRRFKRTCEKAGVLAETRKREFYEKPTQERKRKRAAAVKRHLRRLSRDTSRRTRLY, translated from the coding sequence ATGCCCAGCGTAAAAGTCCGCGAGAACGAGCCGTTCGAGCTTGCCCTCCGTCGCTTCAAGCGCACCTGCGAAAAGGCCGGCGTCCTGGCCGAGACCCGCAAGCGCGAGTTCTACGAAAAGCCGACCCAGGAGCGTAAGCGCAAGCGTGCAGCTGCCGTGAAGCGTCACCTGCGCCGCCTCTCGCGCGACACCTCGCGTCGTACGCGCCTGTACTGA